The genome window GCGGCCGCTGCCGCAAGGTAGCGCCCTACGCTTGCTCCGCGGGGCTGCCCCCATGAATCATATCCGAAACGATGCCCCGGTTCTTGGTCAGCTCGGCGTAAACAACTCCCGCTAGGTGGCCGGCGGTAAAAGCCAGCACGAGGTACATCGTGATGTTGTGCACTTCTTCCGTGGTGTGCTCAATCCGGTGGAGGACTTCTACGTCGTCGGCGTACAGCAGCACCAGCCCGGTTACTACCATCACGACCAGCATCAGGTAGAAGGCGAGGTAGGAATATTTCACCAGCAGGGAGTGGCGAGAGTCTTGCAACTCGGGGCCGCGCTGCTGGAAAACGCGGCGCGCTACGGCTAGCTTCACGCCGAAGCGCTGCCCGCCCTTCTGCACCACTTCCACCACTATGCGCAGCACCAGCAACACCGTAAGGGCCACACCTAGCCCAATGTGCCAGTCCCAGATGCGGTGCGACACGATGCGCGTCAGGCCCCGCACCTGCTCCCGCGAAAACGTAACGCCTTCTGCGGCCAGCACCTTCTGAAACTCCGAGCCTACCGTCTTCATCTGCACAATAACGAACAGAAACAGGATGGTGAGCAGCAGGCCACTGACAACGGCGGTGTTGGCCCAATGCCAGAGGCGCAGGCCCAAGGAGTTGCGTTTCGGGCCCGTAGCTAGTGGGGCTTGTTCGGTTTGCGGAGTCATGGAGCAGTAAAAGAGGGCGGATAGTAGGTTCCGTAAGGTAGCGCTTGCCAACAGCTTCTTAAACAATCAGCCCCTGAAACCGTTGTTGCGGTTCGTTCTCGCGTCTTAATCCTCTACAACCAACCCTTCTCTTATGGCAGAAGCAAAAGGCTATGCTGCTCCGGCAGTAAATGCTCCCCTCGTCCCCTTTGATTTTCAGCGCCGCGAGGTTGGCGCCCACGATGTGCGCATCGAAATCCTGTTCTGCGGCGTCTGCCACTCTGATCTGCACCAGGTGCGCGACGAGTGGGGCGGCTCAGTATTCCCCATGGTGCCCGGCCACGAAATTGTGGGCCGCGTGACCGAGGTAGGCGCCCACGTGAAAGGCTTTAAAGCCGGCGACCTGGCCGGCGTAGGCTGTATGGTCAACTCCTGCCAGCACTGCCCCGAGTGCAACCAAGGCCTAGAGCAGTACTGCGACGAAGGCTTCGTGGGTACCTACGGCGCTACTGACCGCGACGGCACGGTAACCTACGGCGGCTACTCCAACAGCATTGTAGTGACGGAAAAATTCGTGCTGCACGTATCCGAAAAGCTGGATTTGGCCCGCGTGGCCCCGTTGCTGTGCGCCGGCATTACCACCTGGTCGCCGCTGCGCCAGTGGAATGCCAAAGCCGGCGACCGGGTAGCGGTAATGGGCCTGGGCGGCCTGGGCCACATGGCCGTAAAATTCGCCGCCGCCATGGGCTGCGAGGTAACCGTGTTCAGCACCTCGCCTAACAAGGAAGCCGATGCCAAAGCCCTGGGCGCCCACAAGTTTGTGGTAACCAAGGATAAGGAGTCGATGAAATCCGTGTCGAATTACTTCGACCTGATCATCAACACCGTATCGGCACCTATGGATTTGGCCCCTTACATCAACACCCTGCGCGTGGATGGCACCATGGTGCTGCTAGGCGTACCGCCAGAAGCGCCTCAACTGCATGCCTTCAACCTCATTGCCAAGCGCCGCCGCATTGCCGGCTCCCTAATTGGTGGCATTCAGGAAACGCAGGAAATGCTGGATTTTTGCGCCGAACACAACGTCATGAGCGACATTGAGCTCATCCGTATGGACTACATCAACGAGGCTTACGAGCGGATGCTTAAGTCCGATGTGAAGTACCGCTTCGTGCTGGATTTGGCGACTATCTAGTTGACATGAGCTAGAATAAAAAAGCCCGGCTGCCATAAGGTAGTCGGGCTTTTTGCTGAAGAATACTCTAGCTAGCTGTCGCAAGGTGGTTTTTCAACGAGAAGAGGCGGCCTAATAGCGTGGCGAGTAAGATTATACTGCTGACTGTGAGCATATTAGAAAGCCAGCTACCCAGTTCATTAAGCGTATAGCCCGCTACAGCGGCCTCAATGCGGCCAGACATATCTACGGCGGTAAAGTCTTGTGGAAAAATGATTTCGGTCTGGTAAGAGTCATTAAACTCGATAGGAGCGTAGTGCCATTTGCCACTGTGTTGGTAAGCTACTTCCAAACCATTTTGACTTTCTGTTTCCAGAACTATTTCCTTGTCAGAAGTTAACAAATACTCTATCCAATCTACCTGCCATGTTCCTTTAGGGTATTGCCGAAGGAAATACAGCTTGTTCATGTGGTACTCCGGGTTTTTGATTATAACCGAACCAGGCGTAGAAGCCGCTGTACCCGGTGAGCTTAACAGAAGCTTAATTCCGGTTAGCGGTATGGCCAGTACGATAAGGGTAAGAATAACAGGCCACTTGACCAATAGCCTACGCGGCCTCAAAAGCAATGTGGCTAGTAGGCCCACGATGAGAAAGTCTGCAGCAATAATCAGAATAGCTAGAGGCGAGTTTAGCTGATACAGCATAAGCAATAATAGGTTTAACAGGTATCATCAACGTCCTATTCCTTTTCCACCGGATACCGGAACGTGCCTTCCAAGGTCAGGCGCTTGCCGCCGCGGCCCGACTCGCAGACCTGGCAGCGGTAAGTGCCCATCAGCCAGTGGCGAGCCGCATTGACGCCGGTAATCGTTACGGAACCGGGGTTGTCGGGGCAGGATTTGGAGTAGGCGGCGGTACTGCCGTAGCGGTAGGAGGCGTCGCGGTTGCGGCCACTCAGGATTTCCTGGAAGCTGTAGGTGCCCGCCTGAATCGGGAACCGGTCGATAATGATGGTCAGGCCTTCTCCATCGGGGTCATCAGCCCGCACAATGTTGAGACGCAGGGCCCGGTCGGCGCCCAAGTAAAAGCGGGAGCTAATAGTGTCCGTTTGTACTGACTGCCCGTTGATGCGCAGGGTAAGTAGGCGGGCCGAGTCGGGGGTAAGGCGACCGGGCTTGGGAGCTAGCCCCAGCAGCGGAAGTAGCAGAAGAAGTAGGGAGCGGTTCATTGGGCCACGAAAAGGCAAGAATCAGCCCAGAAGATACTGAAAAAAGGCGTTGGGTAGCAATTAGCTGTCCAGCCTTGGCTAACCGCCGTTGGTCTGAATCTTTCCATATCCTACCAACCTGTAAACGCAACCCGCCGGTCATTCTCCCTTCATCAGGATGATCGGCGGGTTGAGTTTAGTGGTAGCTCACGGCCGCTACCTGTTCTGCGTCAGGCCTAAACTGGTTTACTCCGG of Hymenobacter sublimis contains these proteins:
- a CDS encoding cytochrome b/b6 domain-containing protein yields the protein MTPQTEQAPLATGPKRNSLGLRLWHWANTAVVSGLLLTILFLFVIVQMKTVGSEFQKVLAAEGVTFSREQVRGLTRIVSHRIWDWHIGLGVALTVLLVLRIVVEVVQKGGQRFGVKLAVARRVFQQRGPELQDSRHSLLVKYSYLAFYLMLVVMVVTGLVLLYADDVEVLHRIEHTTEEVHNITMYLVLAFTAGHLAGVVYAELTKNRGIVSDMIHGGSPAEQA
- a CDS encoding NAD(P)-dependent alcohol dehydrogenase; the encoded protein is MAEAKGYAAPAVNAPLVPFDFQRREVGAHDVRIEILFCGVCHSDLHQVRDEWGGSVFPMVPGHEIVGRVTEVGAHVKGFKAGDLAGVGCMVNSCQHCPECNQGLEQYCDEGFVGTYGATDRDGTVTYGGYSNSIVVTEKFVLHVSEKLDLARVAPLLCAGITTWSPLRQWNAKAGDRVAVMGLGGLGHMAVKFAAAMGCEVTVFSTSPNKEADAKALGAHKFVVTKDKESMKSVSNYFDLIINTVSAPMDLAPYINTLRVDGTMVLLGVPPEAPQLHAFNLIAKRRRIAGSLIGGIQETQEMLDFCAEHNVMSDIELIRMDYINEAYERMLKSDVKYRFVLDLATI